One part of the Vitis riparia cultivar Riparia Gloire de Montpellier isolate 1030 chromosome 8, EGFV_Vit.rip_1.0, whole genome shotgun sequence genome encodes these proteins:
- the LOC117919709 gene encoding serine--tRNA ligase, chloroplastic/mitochondrial-like encodes MFIICQPEDSNSYHEELIGIEEDLFSSLGLHFKTLDMASGDLGAPAYRKYDVEAWMPGLGRYGEISSASNCTDYQSRRLGIRYRPSESLSMNPKRGMNLAPTQFVHTLNATACAVPRMIVCLLESYQQEDGNVIIPEPLRPFMGGLERITPKSCGASLLDDRISTEA; translated from the exons ATGTTCATCATATGCCAACCAGAGGATAGTAACTCCTACCATGAAGAACTCATTGGTATTGAAGAAGACCTCTTCTCGTCACTGGGATTGCATTTTAA AACTTTGGATATGGCTTCTGGGGATTTAGGTGCTCCTGCTTATCGTAAGTATGATGTGGAGGCTTGGATGCCAGGTTTAGGACGGTATGGTGAG ATATCAAGTGCATCAAATTGTACAGACTATCAAAGCCGCCGTCTGGGAATACGTTATCGTCCATCGGAATCATTATCTATGAATCCTAAGAGGGGCATGAACCTTGCTCCAACACAGTTTGTGCACACATTAAATGCAACGGCCTGTGCTGTCCCACGGATGATTGTATGTTTGCTTGAGAGTTACCAGCAAGAAGATGGCAATGTTATCATTCCAGAGCCATTGAGGCCCTTCATGGGTGGGCTTGAGCGTATAACTCCCAAATCCTG CGGAGCTTCATTGTTGGATGACAGGATTTCCACAGAAGCCTAG